One Rhinoderma darwinii isolate aRhiDar2 chromosome 6, aRhiDar2.hap1, whole genome shotgun sequence DNA window includes the following coding sequences:
- the LOC142656379 gene encoding hemoglobin subunit alpha-3-like yields MTLSASERALILSLWPKIAPQVNDLGGEALDRLFLSFPQTKTYFSHFDLSQGSADIKNHGGKVLNALGNAANHLDDLDATLSTLSDLHAYNLRVDPGNFELLNHTIQVVLAIHFPQEFSAETQAAWDKFISEVSTVLTSKYR; encoded by the exons ATGACTCTGTCTGCAAGCGAGAGGGCTCTTATCCTATCCCTATGGCCGAAGATTGCTCCTCAAGTCAACGATCTAGGTGGTGAGGCTTTGGATAG gctGTTTCTGAGCTTCCCTCAGACCAAAACCTACTTTTCCCACTTTGACTTGTCCCAAGGATCTGCTGACATCAAGAACCATGGTGGAAAGGTCTTGAATGCTCTTGGAAATGCTGCCAATCATCTGGATGACCTTGATGCCACCCTATCCACCCTCAGCGACCTCCATGCCTACAATCTGAGAGTGGACCCTGGAAACTTTGAG CTGCTGAATCACACAATCCAGGTCGTCTTGGCTATTCACTTCCCACAAGAATTCAGTGCTGAAACCCAGGCTGCTTGGGACAAATTCATTTCTGAGGTCTCCACCGTCCTGACCTCCAAGTACAGATAA